In Pochonia chlamydosporia 170 chromosome 3, whole genome shotgun sequence, the following are encoded in one genomic region:
- a CDS encoding monocarboxylate transporter (similar to Aspergillus flavus NRRL3357 XP_002383754.1): MDSELTSDDDVRLQSIRQSDNEQDTPTMSLTANNEEWDTKEGWPVVTAGSAIFFVYLGLVYSYGIVQLHLSEAHLASVSTLSFIGSVGAAMSPLTGMIVARVIKLTGYRVTALMGSILLGLGEFTAGWSTKSVPAMFVTQGFVFGIGSALLFLPAATVPSLWFKRKRGLATGIVFGGAGIGSAVISLSLEKLIGVVGLESALKILGAAAWAICIPASYFLKAPAGRGRAVSSIQWRLFRSIKFNMMLVMGAIATFPLFVPPFLLPLYVANIGLSGQAGAGILACWNLASALGRIGMGFGADAFLGPVNSLLVSLTIIGVSALALWPFASSLGLLIFFAILNGMGSGGFFSLMPVVVGAVFGDSQLANVMSMLTTSWTFGYFMGSPIAGYLLDAYGGTEAGLAAFRPTFFYAGSLTLASAGLILAVRLMINRKILARV; the protein is encoded by the exons ATGGACTCGGAACTAAccagcgacgatgatgttCGGCTGCAAAGCATACGGCAGAGCGACAACGAACAAGACACACCCACGATGAGTCTCACTGCAAATAACGAAGAATGGGATACGAAAGAAGGCTGGCCAGTTGTCACAGCTGGTTcggccatcttcttcgtttatcttggtcttgtttaCTCATATGGCATCGTCCAGCTTCACCTCTCAGAAGCGCATCTCGCCAGCGTTTCCACCTTGTCATTCATCGGCTCTGTCGGCGCAGCCATGTCTCCTCTCACTGGTATGATTGTCGCGCGGGTAATCAAACTCACTGGGTATAGAGTCACCGCGCTCATGGGAAGCATATTATTGGGACTTGGAGAGTTTACGGCAGGCTGGTCTACCAAGTCGGTGCCCGCCATGTTTGTCACGCAGGGTTTCGTGTTTGGCATAGGCTCTGCGTTGTTGTTCCTG ccagcagccacagtGCCATCGTTGTGGTTCAAGAGAAAGCGAGGGCTTGCGACTGGCAttgtctttggcggcgcggGCATAGGATCTGCGGTTATATCGCTTTCCCTTGAGAAGCTgattggtgttgttggacTGGAATCGGCGTTGAAGATTCTTGGAGCTGCGGCTTGGGCGATTTGCATCCCGGCATCGTACTTTTTGAAAGCACCCGCGGGGCGCGGTCGTGCAGTGTCAAGCATTCAATG GCGTCTCTTCCGTAGCATCAAGTTCAACATGATGCTTGTCATGGGTGCAATCGCGACGTTCCCTCTGTTCGTCCCGCCATTCCTGCTCCCGCTCTATGTTGCGAACATTGGTCTCTCTGGTCAGGCCGGCGCCGGTATTCTTGCATGCTGGAACCTTGCTTCAGCTTTGGGTCGCATTGGTATGGGATTTGGGGCAGATGCTTTCCTCGGCCCCGTGAATAGCTTGCTCGTCTCGCTCACTATAATTGGCGTCAGCGCCTTGGCTCTTTGGCCGTTCGCATCCTCCCTTGGACTACTCATATTCTTCGCCATCTTAAATGGAATGGGTTCAGGAGGATTTTTCAGTCTTATGCCGGTGGTCGTCGGGGCTGTATTTGGAGACAGCCAACTTGCCAATGTCATGTCCATGCTGACGACGTCGTGGACTTTTGGCTACTTTATG GGATCGCCAATTGCTGGATACTTGCTAGATGCCTATGGTGGTACCGAAGCTGGGCTTGCAGCTTTCCGTCCGACATTTTTCTATGCTGGGTCGTTGACACTGGCGAGCGCGGGTCTGATCCTAGCAGTTCGCCTCATGATAAACAGAAAGATACTTGCGAGGGTGTAG
- a CDS encoding 60S ribosomal protein L27a (similar to Metarhizium acridum CQMa 102 XP_007814040.1), with protein MPTRTSKTRKLRGHVSHGHGRVGKHRKHPGGRGLAGGQHHHRTNMDKYHPGYFGKVGMRYFHKQQNHFWKPVINLDKLWALVPTETRDAYVSGAKKDTVPVLDLLPLGYSKVLGKGRLPEIPLVVRARWVSKLAEKKINEAGGVVELVA; from the exons ATGCCTACCCGAACTTCGAAGACCCGCAAGCT TCGCGGCCACGTCTCTCACGGCCACGGTCGTGTTGGCAAGCACCGCAAGCACCCAGGTGGTCgtggtctggctggtggtcagcaccaccaccgtaccaacatggacaag TACCATCCCGGTTACTTCGGTAAGGTTGGTATGCGATACTTCCACAAGCAGCAGAACCACTTCTGGAAGCCCGTCATCAACCTGGACAAG CTGTGGGCTCTCGTTCCCACCGAGACCCGCGACGCTTACGTCTCCggcgccaagaaggacaCCGTCCCCGTCCTCGACCTCCTCCCCCTCGGCTACTCCAAGGTCCTCGGCAAGGGCCGTCTCCCTGAGATCCCCCTGGTTGTCCGCGCAAGATGGGTCAgcaagctggctgagaagaagatcaacgaggccggtggtgttgtcgaGCTGGTTGCTTAA
- a CDS encoding cell cycle protein kinase (similar to Neurospora crassa OR74A XP_001728522.1), which yields MAATVVRRRVEEPFDIHEDARTEETEMMVEDDVDHLANDAAIAAATDEVMEEEVEDEEDEEEDSSEDEQVETSVQADMDKLGDDFPGFRGKYRLIKRIGEGTFSTVYKAEDSQYDRFDNSWDFDDDSSKWTPPPLKRHASHASSERSQRRRSRYVAIKKIYVTSSPARILNELELLHDLRQCPSVCPLITAFRNTDQVVAILPYFRHGDFRAYFRDMTIPDIAIYLRSLFTALKSVHEHKILHRDIKPTNFLYDPATQHGVLVDFGLAEREGSDCKPCLCHEHREMRKHRQANSVWAQTATTSQPGYPKSDTRLSKRANRAGTRGFRAPEVLFKCTEQTTSIDIWSAGVILLTILSKRFPFFNSADDVEAMIEIATIFGSKRMKAAGLLHGCVFETNIPTVGQQGFTMEKIILWSTCRTDDKPLTPDEKLAVRFLERCMELDPSRRITAEQALEHEFLSIDQPQSQGHGDDDEVDMLAA from the exons ATGGCTGCTACAGTCGTTCGTCGGAGGGTCGAGGAACCCTTTGATATCCATGAAGATGCGCGCACAGAAGAGACCGAGATGatggttgaagatgatgtcgacCATCTCGCCAATGATGCTGCCATAGCTGCAGCGACTGACGAGGTaatggaggaggaagtcgaagatgaagaagacgaggaggaggacagCTCAGAAGACGAACAAGTCGAAACCAGCGTACAAGCTGATATGGATAAGCTGGGAGATGACTTTCCTGGCTTTCGTGGAAAGTATCGCCTTATTAAGAGGATTGGCGAAG GAACCTTTTCTACTGTCTATAAAGCAGAAGATTCCCAATACGACAGATTTGACAACAGTTGggactttgacgatgactCGTCAAAATGGACACCACCACCTCTCAAGAGACACGCCAGCCATGCATCTTCCGAGCGTTCCCAACGGCGGCGCTCGCGATACGTTGCCATAAAGAAGATTTACGTCACCTCAAGTCCAGCTCGTATCCTGAACGAGCTCGAGCTGCTCCATGATTTGCGACAATGCCCCTCTGTCTGTCCTCTAATCACAGCTTTCCGAAACACTGACCAAGTGGTTGCTATTCTGCCATATTTCCGACACGGGGACTTCAGGGCATACTTCAGAGATATGACCATCCCGGATATCGCTATTTACCTGCGATCCCTATTTACCGCTTTAAAAAGCGTACACGAACACAAAATTTTGCACCGAGACATTAAGCCAACCAACTTCCTCTACGACCCTGCTACCCAACACGGCGTCCTAGTCGATTTTGGACTAGCAGAACGGGAGGGATCCGATTGCAAACCATGCCTCTGCCACGAGCATCGCGAAATGCGCAAGCATCGCCAAGCCAACTCTGTCTGGGCTCAGACTGCAACCACATCACAGCCAGGGTATCCCAAGTCAGACACGAGATTGTCAAAACGCGCCAATCGCGCGGGCACAAGGGGATTTCGCGCTCCTGAAGTCTTGTTCAAATGCACCGAGCAAACTACCTCAATTGACATTTGGTCTGCTGGTGTTATTCTTCTCACTATTCTCTCCAAACGCTTTCCGTTCTTTAACTCggcagatgatgttgagGCCATGATTGAAATAGCAACCATTTTTGGCTCTAAGCGTATGAAAGCCGCCGGCCTACTACACGGGTGCGTTTTTGAAACCAACATCCCTACAGTAGGCCAGCAAGGCTTTACAATGGAAAAGATCATTCTCTGGAGTACCTGTCGCACAGATGACAAGCCGCTGACCCCTGACGAGAAACTGGCTGTGCGATTCTTGGAGCGTTGTATGGAATTGGATCCTTCTAGACGCATTACAGCCGAGCAGGCGCTGGAGCACGAGTTTTTGAGTATTGACCAGCCTCAAAGCCAGGGACacggcgatgatgacgaggtcgATATGCTTGCGGCATAA